In Phycisphaerae bacterium, a genomic segment contains:
- the nifS gene encoding cysteine desulfurase NifS encodes MSKVIYFDNNATTKVAPEVFEAMKPFLTDLYGNPSSMHTFGGQVEKYIAQSRETIANLLGCDVSEIIFTSCGTESDNAAIKGVLAALPEKRKIITTRVEHPAVLATCREIQSQGYKVVELGVDKEGQINLDELKAEVNDDTAIVTIMYANNETGVIFPIDKIAGIVKSKDVVFHTDAVQAIGKIPLNLSKSNIDLLSLSGHKLHAPKGVGVLYVRKGTRISPFMIGGHQEKSRRAGTENVAGIVALGKAAELAAKSIKQENTKVKKLRDKLENALLKSCTGAMLNGDKINRLPNTTNISFEFIEGEAILLLLNQFGICASSGSACTSGALEPSHVMRAMGVPFTAAHGSIRFSLSIYNTEEEVDFVIEKMPAIVNRLRELSPFVNSQ; translated from the coding sequence ATGTCGAAAGTAATATATTTTGATAACAATGCTACGACTAAGGTCGCCCCGGAAGTTTTTGAAGCAATGAAACCTTTTTTGACAGACCTCTACGGCAATCCATCGAGTATGCACACCTTTGGCGGTCAGGTAGAAAAATATATCGCCCAAAGCAGAGAAACAATCGCAAATCTTCTTGGCTGCGACGTTTCGGAAATTATTTTCACAAGCTGCGGCACAGAAAGCGACAACGCTGCGATAAAAGGCGTTCTTGCCGCTCTGCCGGAAAAGAGGAAGATTATTACAACCCGCGTCGAGCATCCTGCCGTTCTTGCGACCTGCCGGGAGATACAGTCGCAGGGCTATAAGGTGGTTGAACTCGGCGTTGATAAGGAAGGGCAAATAAATCTCGACGAGCTTAAAGCCGAGGTCAATGACGATACCGCGATTGTTACGATAATGTATGCAAATAACGAAACCGGCGTGATTTTTCCAATAGATAAAATCGCTGGGATTGTCAAATCGAAAGACGTTGTTTTTCATACCGATGCTGTTCAGGCCATCGGCAAGATTCCATTGAATCTTAGTAAGAGCAATATCGATTTGCTTAGTCTCAGCGGCCATAAGCTCCACGCTCCCAAGGGCGTCGGTGTTCTTTATGTCAGGAAGGGCACAAGGATTTCGCCTTTTATGATCGGGGGCCATCAGGAAAAGAGCAGAAGAGCGGGTACTGAAAATGTCGCAGGTATTGTTGCCCTGGGCAAAGCTGCCGAACTTGCCGCAAAATCTATAAAGCAGGAGAATACGAAAGTTAAAAAACTTCGCGACAAGCTCGAAAACGCTCTTTTAAAGAGCTGCACAGGTGCTATGCTCAACGGCGATAAAATTAATCGTCTGCCGAATACTACCAATATAAGTTTCGAGTTTATCGAAGGCGAAGCGATTTTGCTTTTGCTCAACCAGTTCGGAATCTGTGCCAGCAGCGGTTCTGCCTGCACTTCTGGTGCGCTTGAGCCGAGCCACGTTATGCGTGCGATGGGTGTTCCGTTTACCGCCGCTCACGGCTCGATTAGATTCAGCCTCAGCATCTACAATACCGAGGAAGAAGTGGATTTTGTGATTGAAAAAATGCCGGCAATTGTCAACCGCCTTAGAGAACTCAGTCCGTTCGTTAATTCCCAATAA
- a CDS encoding four helix bundle protein encodes MAKSIIKEKSYKFALSILRFCQQLKDEKHFEIAKQLLRSGTSIGANVEEALAGQSQRDFYAKMCIASKEARETNYWLRLIKDAKICSDVSVEYLLKESLEIIKILTSIVKTGNEKMQMGN; translated from the coding sequence ATGGCAAAGAGTATAATTAAAGAAAAAAGTTATAAATTCGCGTTAAGTATACTTAGGTTCTGCCAGCAACTTAAAGACGAAAAACATTTTGAAATTGCGAAACAACTCTTGCGTTCAGGGACGAGTATAGGCGCTAATGTTGAAGAGGCATTGGCGGGACAAAGTCAAAGGGATTTTTATGCAAAGATGTGTATAGCGTCAAAAGAAGCAAGGGAAACAAATTATTGGTTACGACTGATTAAGGATGCCAAAATTTGCAGTGATGTTAGTGTGGAATATTTATTAAAAGAATCTTTAGAAATTATAAAAATATTAACGAGTATTGTTAAAACAGGAAATGAAAAAATGCAGATGGGAAACTAA
- a CDS encoding O-acetylhomoserine aminocarboxypropyltransferase/cysteine synthase: MEEKKYHLETLALHAGQTVDSDTLSRAVPIYQTSSYVFKDTAHAADLFGLKQFGNIYTRLMNPTTDVLEKRLAALEGGVAALAFSSGMAAITAAILNICKSGEHFISASTLYGGTITLFGHTLPKLGIEVSFVDPSKPENFTKAIKKNTKLIYIESCANPKNNIPDFEKIVEIAHKNNLPVICDNTTMSPILLRPIEYGVDIVVHSCTKIIGGHGSSIGGIIIDSGKFNWANGKFPELTEPDQSYHGVKYVEQFGNVAYILKARLQLLRDMGACLSPFNAFLFLQGIETLHLRVPRHCENALALAKWLEKHKAVTWVNYPGLESHPDYKLAKKYLPNGAGAMLGFGIKGGRKAGEKFINSVKLASHLANILDSKTLVIHPASTTHQQLSEAEQFAAGVSPDFIRVSVGTEHIDDIIIDFDQALSKSSES; this comes from the coding sequence ATGGAAGAGAAAAAGTATCATCTTGAAACGCTGGCTCTGCACGCCGGCCAGACGGTAGATTCGGACACGCTGAGCAGGGCAGTGCCGATTTACCAGACAAGCAGTTATGTTTTTAAAGATACCGCTCACGCCGCGGACCTTTTCGGTCTTAAGCAGTTCGGTAATATTTATACAAGACTGATGAATCCGACGACCGATGTTCTCGAAAAACGCCTCGCTGCGCTCGAGGGCGGCGTCGCTGCTCTTGCTTTCAGTTCAGGAATGGCGGCAATTACCGCGGCGATTCTGAATATCTGCAAATCAGGCGAGCATTTTATCTCGGCAAGCACTCTTTACGGCGGCACAATTACGCTGTTCGGTCATACTCTGCCCAAGCTCGGCATTGAGGTCAGTTTTGTTGACCCTTCAAAGCCGGAAAATTTCACAAAGGCAATAAAGAAAAATACAAAACTGATTTATATCGAAAGCTGTGCTAATCCGAAAAATAATATTCCGGATTTTGAAAAGATTGTTGAAATTGCCCACAAAAATAATCTGCCGGTTATCTGCGATAATACAACAATGTCGCCGATACTCCTGCGGCCGATTGAATACGGCGTCGATATTGTCGTACATAGCTGCACCAAGATAATCGGCGGCCACGGTTCGAGCATTGGCGGAATTATTATTGATTCCGGCAAATTCAACTGGGCCAACGGCAAATTCCCTGAATTGACAGAGCCGGACCAGAGTTATCACGGCGTAAAATACGTCGAGCAGTTCGGTAATGTCGCATATATTTTAAAGGCACGCCTGCAATTGCTGCGCGATATGGGTGCCTGTCTTTCGCCGTTTAATGCATTCCTGTTTCTGCAGGGCATCGAAACGCTGCATCTGCGAGTACCGCGGCACTGCGAAAACGCTCTGGCTCTTGCCAAATGGCTCGAAAAACATAAAGCTGTAACATGGGTCAATTATCCCGGTTTGGAATCTCATCCGGATTACAAACTTGCCAAAAAATATCTGCCTAATGGGGCGGGTGCGATGCTCGGCTTCGGAATAAAAGGCGGCAGAAAGGCAGGCGAAAAATTTATTAACAGCGTGAAACTCGCCAGCCATCTTGCTAATATACTTGACAGCAAGACGCTGGTTATTCATCCTGCAAGCACGACTCATCAGCAGTTGAGTGAGGCAGAACAGTTTGCGGCAGGGGTAAGCCCTGATTTTATTCGTGTATCGGTCGGAACCGAACACATTGACGATATTATAATCGACTTTGATCAGGCGTTGAGTAAGAGTTCGGAGTCTTGA
- the cysK gene encoding cysteine synthase A, whose amino-acid sequence MAKIYNNLTETIGNTPLVRINTLGSSDAQILGKMEFFNPCGSVKDRIGLAMIEAAEKDGRVNRHTTLVEPTSGNTGIGLAFVCAVKGYKLMLVMPESMSIERRKILKILGAEIVLTPAAEGMKGAVSYAQRMVSNSGNMVMLQQFDNPANPEIHRKTTAEEIWYDTDGGVDIFVAGVGTGGTITGCGQVLKKYKPSVKVVAVEPADSAILSGGKPGPHKIQGIGAGFVPKVFDRAVCDEIICVTNEDAIETAKQLAAKEGILAGISSGANVFAAMQLAKRKENKGKVIVTIICDTGERYISTELFQ is encoded by the coding sequence ATGGCAAAGATTTATAACAATCTGACTGAGACTATTGGCAATACGCCGCTGGTGCGGATTAATACTCTCGGTTCTTCTGATGCACAAATACTTGGCAAGATGGAGTTTTTTAATCCGTGCGGTTCCGTCAAAGACAGAATAGGTCTGGCAATGATTGAAGCTGCTGAAAAAGATGGCAGGGTCAACAGGCATACGACTCTTGTTGAACCGACCAGCGGTAATACAGGCATAGGTCTTGCTTTTGTCTGCGCGGTAAAAGGTTACAAACTTATGCTGGTTATGCCGGAGTCAATGAGTATCGAAAGAAGAAAAATTCTTAAAATACTTGGCGCTGAAATTGTTCTGACACCTGCCGCCGAGGGCATGAAAGGGGCTGTATCCTATGCCCAGCGAATGGTCAGCAATAGCGGCAATATGGTTATGCTCCAGCAGTTCGATAATCCGGCAAACCCGGAGATACACCGCAAGACCACGGCCGAGGAAATCTGGTATGATACCGACGGCGGGGTCGATATATTTGTTGCCGGTGTTGGAACAGGTGGTACAATTACCGGCTGCGGGCAGGTGCTTAAAAAATATAAGCCGTCCGTTAAGGTTGTAGCGGTTGAACCTGCCGATTCGGCGATACTTTCAGGCGGCAAACCCGGCCCGCATAAAATTCAGGGCATAGGCGCTGGCTTCGTGCCGAAGGTTTTTGACAGGGCTGTATGCGATGAGATTATCTGCGTAACAAATGAAGACGCAATCGAAACGGCAAAGCAGCTTGCCGCAAAAGAAGGCATCCTTGCGGGGATTAGTTCCGGTGCAAATGTTTTCGCCGCTATGCAGCTTGCAAAGAGAAAAGAAAATAAAGGAAAAGTTATAGTAACGATTATCTGTGATACCGGCGAAAGATATATTTCGACAGAACTATTTCAGTAA
- a CDS encoding pseudouridine synthase, translating to MTKERLHKILAAAGIDSRRKCEQIILEGLVKVNGRTVDTLPAFADTDKDIITVEGRKLRFAKKVYYLLNKPKSVICTNYDPAGRRKAVDLIGGDQRIFCVGRLDTDTAGAIILTNDSALANLLTHPRYGIEKTYLVEIKGRIMPDAIEKLKKGVWLAEGKSMLAKLKILKASEKQSLLEIKVRQSLNRQIQRIMAKFGYKVTSIKRTHIGKISLERLALGDYRPLTAAEVNYLKKEDRPESLNSEAKRRKTH from the coding sequence ATGACTAAAGAACGATTGCATAAGATACTTGCCGCGGCAGGCATTGATTCGCGCAGGAAATGTGAGCAAATTATCCTCGAAGGGCTGGTAAAGGTCAACGGCAGGACTGTTGATACTTTGCCGGCCTTTGCGGATACCGACAAAGATATTATTACCGTTGAAGGCAGAAAACTGCGTTTTGCTAAAAAGGTTTATTATCTGCTAAATAAACCCAAAAGCGTTATCTGCACAAATTATGACCCTGCGGGCAGAAGAAAAGCAGTCGATTTAATCGGCGGCGACCAGAGAATTTTCTGTGTCGGCAGACTCGATACCGATACTGCAGGGGCGATAATCCTGACCAATGATTCTGCTCTTGCCAACCTTCTTACGCATCCACGATATGGTATTGAAAAAACCTATTTAGTGGAAATAAAGGGCAGAATAATGCCGGATGCGATAGAAAAGCTCAAAAAGGGCGTCTGGCTGGCGGAAGGCAAATCTATGCTTGCAAAGCTGAAGATTCTCAAGGCCTCGGAAAAACAGTCGCTGCTCGAAATAAAAGTCCGGCAGAGTCTTAACAGGCAGATTCAGAGAATTATGGCCAAATTCGGCTACAAAGTAACATCGATTAAGAGAACTCATATCGGCAAAATTTCTCTCGAACGTCTGGCTCTGGGCGATTACAGGCCGCTTACGGCTGCGGAAGTTAATTATCTTAAAAAGGAAGACCGGCCTGAAAGTCTAAATTCAGAGGCGAAACGGCGAAAAACTCATTGA
- the epsC gene encoding serine O-acetyltransferase EpsC codes for MENDKIKKFVKAVVDTYEDDSGINFIDTTNLPLRDRIREILGLLTEVIFPGYTGARDITSSNISFVVGDILCQVQNQLVEQVERAFRHQCRLKQCNSDGCHIMAKEVTEHLLAQIPKIRKLLKTDIQAAFDGDPAASSFEEIVLSYPGLKAITTHRIAHELYLKDVPLIPRIMSERTHHETGIDIHPGAKIGERFFIDHGTGIVIGETSIIGNNVKIYQGVTLGALAPAKGQSLRGVKRHPTIEDDVTIYAAATILGDVVIGKGTIISGNVWIKDSVPPGVIVSMSRPELVYIQKKPKK; via the coding sequence ATGGAAAATGATAAAATTAAAAAATTTGTCAAGGCGGTTGTGGATACCTACGAAGACGATTCCGGTATAAATTTTATCGATACCACGAATCTGCCTCTGCGGGACAGGATACGCGAAATACTCGGCCTGCTTACGGAAGTTATTTTTCCCGGCTATACAGGGGCCAGAGATATAACAAGCTCGAATATCAGTTTCGTAGTCGGCGATATTCTCTGCCAGGTTCAAAATCAGCTCGTCGAGCAGGTGGAAAGGGCGTTTCGTCATCAGTGCAGACTGAAACAGTGCAACAGCGACGGATGCCATATAATGGCCAAAGAAGTTACGGAGCATCTTTTGGCGCAGATTCCGAAAATTCGCAAACTGCTCAAGACCGATATCCAGGCGGCTTTTGACGGCGACCCTGCGGCATCGAGTTTCGAGGAAATCGTTTTAAGCTATCCGGGCCTAAAGGCAATAACGACTCACAGGATTGCGCATGAACTTTATCTTAAAGATGTGCCGCTGATTCCGAGAATAATGAGCGAACGTACTCATCACGAAACGGGAATTGACATTCATCCCGGCGCGAAAATCGGTGAAAGGTTTTTCATCGACCACGGCACCGGTATAGTCATCGGCGAAACTTCCATCATAGGCAATAACGTAAAAATTTATCAGGGCGTGACGCTCGGCGCTCTTGCTCCCGCCAAGGGACAGAGCCTGCGAGGGGTAAAAAGACATCCGACAATCGAAGATGACGTTACGATTTATGCCGCGGCTACAATCCTGGGCGATGTGGTAATCGGCAAAGGCACAATAATAAGCGGAAACGTATGGATTAAGGATTCAGTTCCCCCGGGCGTTATAGTTTCAATGTCAAGACCGGAACTTGTTTATATCCAGAAGAAACCAAAAAAGTAA
- the nadA gene encoding quinolinate synthase NadA, producing MNQSIIEKINNLKKKKNAVILAHNYQSGEIQDIADFTGDSLELSRKAASTPAEKIVFCGVLFMAETASILSPNKTVLLPDKTAGCPMADMITANQLEELKAKYPDAIVVCYVNSSAEVKAISDYCCTSSNAADVVNSIDAQKKIIFVPDKNLGQVVKERTGRDMVLWPGYCPTHVFATADDVKKIQAVHPAAITLAHPECPVTVRDCADELLSTGQMLKFVRGSDKKEFIIATEIGIIHTLKKQNPEKTFYPASNKFICPNMKKITLEKVLFSLEDNKYIIKVPDETAQKARKALERMVAVLPKG from the coding sequence ATGAATCAGAGTATCATTGAAAAAATAAATAATCTTAAGAAAAAGAAAAACGCGGTAATTCTTGCGCATAACTATCAGTCCGGCGAGATTCAGGACATTGCTGATTTTACAGGCGATTCGCTTGAACTGAGCAGAAAGGCGGCAAGTACCCCTGCAGAGAAAATAGTTTTCTGCGGCGTTTTGTTTATGGCTGAAACGGCTTCGATTCTTTCGCCGAACAAAACTGTTTTACTGCCTGATAAAACCGCAGGCTGCCCGATGGCGGATATGATTACAGCTAACCAGCTTGAAGAATTAAAGGCAAAATATCCGGATGCTATTGTCGTTTGCTATGTAAACAGTTCTGCCGAAGTGAAAGCGATAAGCGATTACTGCTGCACAAGTTCAAACGCCGCTGATGTCGTAAATTCGATAGACGCCCAAAAGAAAATTATTTTTGTGCCGGACAAAAATCTCGGACAGGTCGTAAAAGAAAGAACCGGCAGGGATATGGTGCTTTGGCCCGGTTATTGCCCGACGCACGTTTTCGCTACTGCTGACGATGTTAAAAAAATACAGGCTGTTCATCCGGCGGCGATTACGCTGGCTCATCCGGAGTGCCCCGTTACGGTCAGAGATTGTGCCGATGAGCTTTTAAGTACAGGACAAATGTTAAAGTTTGTCCGCGGCAGCGATAAAAAGGAATTTATAATCGCTACTGAAATCGGCATTATTCATACTTTGAAAAAACAAAATCCGGAAAAAACTTTTTACCCGGCTTCGAATAAGTTTATTTGTCCGAATATGAAAAAGATTACGCTCGAAAAGGTTTTGTTTTCGCTGGAAGATAATAAATATATTATCAAAGTTCCTGACGAAACGGCCCAAAAAGCCAGAAAAGCACTTGAAAGAATGGTGGCAGTTTTGCCGAAAGGATAA
- a CDS encoding Rrf2 family transcriptional regulator translates to MKLSTRTRYGMRALLELAIAHNAGPLQIKVIAERQNISNKYLEQLVSMLKTAGLVRSIRGPHGGYVLSRPPEEIELSDVFRTLEGPVLTVECVENENLCQSHADCATRNLWVQMNDAILGVLENKTLRDLVEMAEKEKRSMSYQI, encoded by the coding sequence ATGAAGCTTTCAACAAGAACAAGATATGGCATGCGGGCTTTACTGGAGCTTGCGATAGCTCACAATGCCGGTCCGCTGCAGATTAAGGTAATAGCAGAGCGTCAGAATATATCCAATAAATACCTTGAGCAGCTCGTATCGATGCTGAAAACAGCCGGCCTAGTCAGGAGTATCAGGGGGCCTCATGGCGGTTATGTGCTTTCGAGACCGCCGGAAGAAATAGAATTAAGCGACGTTTTCAGAACGCTCGAAGGGCCGGTGCTCACAGTCGAATGCGTCGAGAATGAAAATCTCTGCCAAAGTCACGCCGACTGCGCGACGAGAAACTTATGGGTTCAGATGAACGATGCGATATTAGGCGTATTGGAAAATAAAACGCTGCGGGATTTGGTCGAAATGGCTGAAAAAGAAAAACGCAGTATGAGTTATCAGATTTGA
- the nifU gene encoding Fe-S cluster assembly protein NifU, whose amino-acid sequence MWDYNPKVMEYFLYPKNVGEIENPDGVGEEGSLACGDMLKLTFKLDKDGRIADVKFKTFGCASAIASSSVMTEMVKGLTLDEAEKITNKDIVDKLGGLPEQKMHCSVMGMEALHAAIANYRTGKGKPTKKAEGKIVCTCFGVTDKEIEKVIIENDIDTVEQVTNYCKAGGGCGSCRGEIQQIIDRICGKKDKVTETHTHPKKLTNLQKIQLIQRTIAEQVRPLLKTHGGDIDLIDVEGSKVIVAFRGMCSQCPTAEFTIKDVVEARLREFVSEDIIVEEQIV is encoded by the coding sequence ATGTGGGACTATAATCCAAAAGTTATGGAGTACTTCCTTTATCCGAAAAATGTCGGCGAGATTGAAAACCCCGACGGCGTCGGAGAAGAAGGCTCTCTTGCATGCGGCGATATGCTGAAGCTGACTTTCAAACTCGATAAGGACGGCAGAATCGCCGATGTGAAGTTTAAAACTTTCGGCTGCGCAAGCGCAATCGCTTCATCTTCGGTAATGACTGAAATGGTGAAAGGTCTTACTCTCGACGAGGCCGAGAAAATAACCAATAAAGACATTGTTGACAAGCTTGGCGGTCTGCCGGAACAGAAAATGCACTGCTCGGTTATGGGTATGGAAGCTCTCCATGCCGCGATTGCCAATTATCGCACCGGAAAAGGGAAGCCGACCAAAAAAGCCGAAGGCAAAATCGTCTGTACCTGCTTCGGCGTAACAGATAAGGAAATTGAAAAAGTAATTATTGAAAATGATATCGACACAGTCGAGCAGGTTACGAATTACTGCAAGGCCGGCGGCGGATGCGGCTCCTGCCGCGGCGAAATTCAGCAGATTATTGACAGGATTTGCGGGAAAAAAGATAAAGTCACAGAAACACATACTCATCCGAAAAAATTGACGAATCTGCAGAAAATCCAGCTCATCCAGCGGACGATTGCAGAACAGGTTCGTCCGCTCCTTAAAACTCACGGCGGAGATATCGACCTTATCGATGTCGAAGGCAGCAAGGTTATCGTCGCTTTCCGCGGTATGTGTTCGCAGTGCCCAACGGCTGAATTTACTATAAAGGACGTTGTTGAAGCAAGACTTCGTGAATTTGTCAGCGAAGATATTATTGTAGAAGAACAAATAGTGTAA
- the xth gene encoding exodeoxyribonuclease III has product MKIATFNANSIRSRAQIIIDWLAENKPDVLCVQETKAQDKDFPTEAFAKTGYEFVFKGEKNYNGVAIFSKHKITKAEYGLDSEPKDPARMIKAKTAGITIVNTYIPQGFEIESEKYQYKLDWLKRLFEYFKKHFKPTDKLIWTGDFNIAYEAKDVYDPVALDGTVCFNRQLSQTLKEFMKWGFTDLFRKHCSEPGQFTFWDYREPNGFKRNHGWRLDYIMGTEPMEKACTNCYIDKKPRTLEKPSDHTFLVAEFRD; this is encoded by the coding sequence ATGAAAATTGCAACTTTTAACGCTAATTCGATAAGGTCACGCGCTCAAATAATCATTGATTGGCTGGCGGAAAATAAGCCGGATGTTTTATGCGTGCAGGAGACAAAGGCTCAGGACAAGGATTTTCCAACTGAAGCCTTTGCCAAAACCGGATATGAATTCGTCTTCAAAGGCGAGAAAAACTATAACGGCGTGGCAATCTTCAGCAAACACAAAATCACAAAAGCCGAATACGGTCTCGACAGCGAACCCAAAGACCCGGCGCGAATGATAAAGGCAAAAACAGCAGGAATCACTATCGTCAATACCTATATCCCGCAGGGATTTGAAATCGAATCGGAAAAATATCAATACAAACTCGACTGGCTCAAAAGACTGTTTGAATATTTTAAAAAGCATTTCAAGCCGACAGATAAATTAATATGGACGGGCGATTTCAATATCGCTTATGAAGCAAAGGATGTTTACGACCCGGTTGCGCTTGACGGGACGGTCTGTTTTAACCGGCAGCTTTCACAGACTTTAAAAGAGTTTATGAAATGGGGCTTTACCGACCTTTTCAGAAAACATTGCAGTGAACCCGGACAGTTTACTTTCTGGGATTATCGGGAACCAAACGGTTTTAAAAGAAATCATGGCTGGCGGCTCGATTATATAATGGGGACAGAACCGATGGAGAAGGCTTGTACGAATTGCTATATTGATAAAAAACCGAGAACGCTTGAAAAGCCCAGCGACCATACCTTCCTCGTCGCTGAATTCAGGGACTAA